Genomic DNA from Lactococcus garvieae:
GTTTGCCAGTTTCCCATTGCTGATAAGTAGGTTGTGTAACACCCAAACCTTTGGCTACTTCAAACTGAGTTAAACCTCGATTGTTTCTCAATTCTTTAAGAATTTCTTCTAACATTAAACCTCCTTATAATTTAACAGGTGACACCTGCTGAACTCGCTTGTTTACTGGGATTGTTAAGGTAGTGTCACTTCTTACCCCCCTCATTAGCACTCTGGGGGTTTATCGAGTGGCGGCTTACGCCACCACTCCGTGCATTCGCACGCTCACTCCTTACGCTTCGCACGGAGCTATGCTTACGCTACTGCACGCATTAAATCCAAATAGAGAAGAACAGCTCCTTAATAAGTGGAAACTGCTGTCACGCACTACCGTTTGTGAGGGCAGTACGACCGTGGAAAATTGCTTGCCTTTGGCAAGTCGTCCTTCGGACAGACGGACAAGTCCTATAATTTACGCACCGCCGACTGCAGGTTTTATCAATTTTTTTGAATGAATCTAAGGCGTAGGCTTATTAAAATTCTCAAAATCTTTTTTGTACTCCGCTTCATCCGCCAAGATTTCATCAATAGCCGCATTCAAGGTCAACTCTCCTGCTTCTTTGGCAGAAAAGACAGCCTGAATGGCATAATAATCATCTTCAGTATAAGGAGCTTCCTCTCGAATAGAAAATCCCCCTGCAGCTAAACGCTCAATCACTGTTTTTACAGTTTTATTTGGCTGTTCCAATTTGCGGCTTAAAGATGTGATGGTATAAGTTTTTTCTTCTAATTGTCCTGCTTCTGCACGTTCTTGCTCCATATTTGAGATAGGAGGTGCTTCTAGCTGAACAGGTTGAACTTCTCCCAACACAGGAAGTTTTGCAAGCTCTGAGATAAAATCATACCCTTCCGCAATAGGCACAAGTGGACTATAAAATTCACGTGCCAATTCACCGTTATTTGAAACATAGCCACGACCGATTTTCCCTTTAATATATTTAAAGGTTTTCTTTTCGTTTTCATCCCCAAAAATCATACGATAACCTGAAGCCGTTAAACGACCAACCGCCAAACGTTTCATGAAGTTATCACGTAGTGCTGTTTTAAGATATTCCCCATCAGGGCGTTGCATAGCCAAGATAAGAAATACACCTGAAGCACGACCTTTTAAGACAATTTGAGTGACCCATTGAATCACTTCATCATATTCTTGATAAGATAAACTTGCAATGAAGGCTGCCCATTCATCAAAAAGAATAAAGTCAGGAGGCAATCCATAATCTGAATATCGTTTGCCTGGCTTATATTCTGGATGACTGGTCATGGTATCATAGCGCTGATCCATAAATTCAACAGCTTGCCTTAAGCAATTCATCATACTTTCTTTATCGATGAAAACACGGTCTTTAAAAACTGGAACATCCATTAAACCGACAAAATCTGAACGCTTAGGGTCACAGATACTCACTCTGCCTACACGAGCCAAGGCTGAGAGTAAGGACATTAAAAGTACTGTCTTACCTCCCCCTGTACCGCCTGCAATCAATAAATGTGGGTCTGATTCATAATTCCAGTACACCCCATTCATGAGTTTCAAACCTAATTTCTTATCGATAACAACATCATCAACACCAATTCTATTTCGTTCTCCATCAATCGCAAACACATATTCTACATAAGACCTTTTAGCCAAAATCCTATTTTCATCAATAAAATTTTGTTCTTGAAAGTCCGCAAAGAAGGTTGTTTCGAGTTCTGCAGAAAGAGATAAGAATTTTTCTTGATGTGTCCCTCCATCAATTGGAAAATAAGTATGTAATTCATAAGAATTGGGCTGTTTTACATAGATTCGAGCAAGTTTATGCCGTTCCCTTGTTCCTTTATCTGTTTTAACCGTCACTTTCTCAATAAGATTGTGTTGCACAAGATAATTCAATAAAAGCCTTTTATAATTTTTCATAGAAAAACTTCTAAAATGACCATACGTGAATACAAGCAATCCAAATCCCAAAGAAAAAGCAACAAAAAAAACGCCTGTCAAAACAAGAGCGAGCATTTTAGAATCCATTGCTTGCAAATCTTTATAAAAAGCTGCACTAGGACTACTCAAAATAAGCCCTACAATACCTACAAAACTTTGACGGTCATATTTATCAGACAGTCTTAAACGAGAACCCTTAGACACATTTTTTTGTCCCATAGACTATTATTTTTGGTCTGCAGCTTTATTTTCTGATTTATTTTCAGGTTTTGGAGCAGCAGTTTGATTGGAGTGATTAACTTTGCTTGCTTTTTCAATACTATCGGCACGGAACTTCACACCATCATAGTAATTTGTACGGTTTTGACCAGCATAAGTCGTTACTTCTTTATCATTCCAGAAGAAAGCAGAACGATTGCCGAGCTTAACTTCATCTTCATAGTCAATACCATCAAATTTTGTGGATGCAGACATTTTAACTTCAATTTGTTCTTCCATAGCTTCAGAGTACAATTTCACATTGTAATAATCCACTTCTTCAGTAATACGGCTCTTGATTTCGCCTCCTTCTGCTTCATAATCTTCAAAAACCATTTGCGGCTCTGCAGACATAAAGAGCAATTTCCCAAGCGCTTTATCAAAATCCGCAATTTCTTCAGTCAATACATTTTGTTTTTCAAATACTGTACTTAATTTCAATGTCATATATATTTCTCCTTTTAGACTAGTTTCAATGATTCGGCATAAATTACATACTCATAAACAAACTTTCCTTTTTGAGTACGATTACGAACTTGTGCCAGTTTAACACCTGTTAACGCTACTTCTTGACGGCGTGTAGGTTTTGCGGCACTAGAACCTTCGACACGGATTTCAAAGCCTTCTGGATGAAGTTTACTTGTGGCATGATATAAGGTATAACCTGATTCAACACCACGTTTAGGAACAATTTCGATTTTTTTATCAACGGTGATTTTTTCACCTAGGAAACTTTTTGCTTTAATTGGAATTTTAATCATTTTTTCTCCTTAAGATTAATGTATTTTTACTAGTTAATGTCATAGCAGACAAAGTTAGGACATCATTTTTTTCAAGTTAAATATGAATTTGAAAATTATTAATGGTAAGAACACAATTGAAATGACCATAGCCATTAATATAATCACTAAAGAAACATTTTCTTCGTCTTCATTTGGCATTTCATAATAATCATAAATCATATTTTCATAACCTCAATATATATTTACTTAAAACATAAATTTTTTATATGTTGCTTTAACACGTGTTAAAGTTCGTTCTGCATTCAAAAAGCCCCAGTCATTACTGGAAGCTTTTATTTTTTGTAGCTGATCTATCGCTTTTTTATACGACAGTTGCAAGGCTGTTCTTTGGTCATAACGTAAACAACAGTCCATATGAAAATTATCATATATCAAATTGCAACGTCGCTCAATTTCTGTCAAATAGTTTCCTCTCTTATTCTAAATTATTCAACCAGTTCTCACTCTCATGAAAAATCCTTTGAATAACAACTTCATCTGAATAATCAATAAAAAAATACCAATATTTCCATTGGTATTTTTTACGTATTTTTTTATTGTGTTCAAGTAAAGGGTAACCTGATGGATTTTTTGAAATACTATCCTTAGCATTTTCAAACTCTCTATCAAATTTTCTTAAAACTTGTCTTGACCTTGTTTGATAGTAAAGGAAGTCCCTTAAGCGTTCTAGGTCACGAACTGCTTTAGTCGATAAACGTACGTTGTTCATCTTTAACCTTTAATCTTCCCAATGCTTCATCAGCATCTACTGTCCCTTCTCTGTAAGCAGAAGATAAGCCCTCCATAAGTTTACCATCTAGGATAACTCGATTACGGAGCTTTCGCAGTTCATCCTGCATGTCGTCATATTCTCTTTTAGAAATGGTAACCATTTCCTCACGTGATATATTCAGCATAGCCATAACTTATCTCCTTTACTTTTTCTACTTTGATTATACCATAGCTTTATAACTCTATAAACTGTCCTACTTTCTTTTAGATTTTATCTTTGCGTTATATTTTTGATTTTCAGTGCTTATCGACTACTGCCCTCCGTCTGCCGTACTAGCAAATAGTTCAAGGTTTGAAAAACAAAAAAAGCTCTTTCCACGACCAAGAAGAAAGAGAGTGTGAAGCCTTTAGACATTCACTATTGACCGTACAGGAATCGAACCTATATTTTCTTTGGTACTCTGATGAAAACCAAAGATGTTTTACATTAAACTAACAGTCATTATAAAATCAGCTATAAAAGCCGATTTTTTTAAATTTATAACATATACTATTAAAATATCTTCATCATACATTGCTGCCAGTAAAACAAACATTACCCTAGGAGTAACTCATTGACTTAAGTTTCTCTTTATAAATAAAAAGAACAAACACAATCTATTTAGTTGTTCATTGACTTAAGTTTTTACTGTTTTTCAGAACAAGCCCTATCTATTATTTCAGAAGGTCAGATATTCTTTCTTTTCTTTAGATATTTTTGATTGAATTGAGAAAGCGTGGAAGATACCCTGAAACTCAATATCCAGATAATGTAATCAATCGTTCAACATTATCACTATTTCTTTAAATATTTTTGTTTTAGCTGAGAAAGCGTGGATATTATACCCTGAAACTCAGCAGTCTTATTAGTTTTTTGTTTGAGTGACTTGTTAACCCCTTGTCACCAAGAGCAAGAAAGGCACGGACTTTTGGGATAACAAACACAATGAAAGTTGGTTTGGTTTCCGATTCACACGAGTTCTTCTGCTATTGCATAATGCTAGCATGAATCCTATATCCCAAAGGGCAGTTTCCTGCCACCTTTATACTCCTTCAGATTTTCTAGGCTCTCCTATCTCTCTGAAGTTGCTCCGCTCAGTCGTATCTTTCATTCACCTGCAGATTGTACACATTATCTCACTTTACTGTTGCGTACCCACCATCAGTCAATTAATCACACTTGAAGCAAATACTTCTTCATGCTATAATAGTAGTGTTCATGTACTATTAGTAGCACAATTAGGTTTAACTTTCTTGTTTACTTAATTGAGTTATTTAAAATGTTGCAAATGCTCCATTTATTGGGGCTATTTGCTTATTTATCTTGTAGGATTTTCCCTACACCTATTATTGTAGGATATTTCCGTCTTAATGTCAAGAGATAAATCATATATTTAATAAAAAATTTTTAGGAGAAAAATATGTTTTATGAAATACTAAAATCATTAGCCGCAGAGCGTTCTAAATCATTGAATCAAATCGAAAGAGAATTGGGTTATCCTAGAAATGCACTGAATGACTATAAAAAAGGAAATATTCCTTCAGCTAAACGTACTGCAGAGATTGCAGAATATTTTGGTGTAAGTACTGACTATCTCCTTGGACGTGAAAAAAATAAAATAGAGAATGACTTAACTGAAGAAGAAAGCGAACTTCTTGCTGCTTTTCGTATGGAAAGCGAAGATATGACTAAAGAAGAGCAAGCTAAATTTAATCAATCTGTCAAAAATATGATGAAAATTGCGAGAGAATTGTTTGATGATGATTCTAACTGGAAAAAATAGAAAGCAATTTTTATATGGCAAGTATTGAGTACAGAAAAGTTAGTGCTTCATCATACAAAGAGTATATGGAGATGGCTTCAATATTATTAGATGATATTGCATGCTATTCAAACAAAAAGAAGAAATATATTATATACTCTGATATTATTTCTTATTTTGAAAATACATACGATATTCTTTTTACTTTCTTTGAAGTAAAGAAGAACAATAAAATTATTCCCTCGACTGATTTAATTAAGCATAAAGACCTAGTTAGAAATGAAAAATTTAAATTTCTTGACGATGATCTAGCAAGTAAAATATCTGGTGTAACTATACCGAATAAGCATAACAATAAAATTATAATTATGCTTAATCAAGTCATGCCTAAACAACGAATAATTTTTACAATCTTACATGAATTGGTTCACTTGCACTTTCATAATACCAATCAAAAAAAACACTTAATTTTTGCTTCAAAATTTTCTGGAGTATACCCATCAGAAATGATACCCTTTGAAGATGAAGCTAATGTTATTGCTTCACTACTCTTTTGTTCAACAGAACAATTGGAAACATTTCTACTTCGAAAATCATCTTTTAGCTATATCTGCTCTCAAACCTGTATGAGTAAATCAGCGTTGCATAATAGATTATTAAACTATTTCCAACATATACTCACTATGAGCTATCAGCAAGCTCTGGACTATGTTTTAAAACTTAGAGAAGGTGAAAAAAAAGCTTCTTATGAGCTTAAAACAATTATTTCTCAAAAAAATCAAGCTATAATTTCTAAAAATATCTTCATAAAAATGAGTAGTGGTCTATCTGTCACCCAAAGTGAATGCTATAAATATCTACAAGGTAAAAGTTCCAAAGAACTAATTTTAGAACTAGAATATGCACACGCCACACATAATCATTTACTCGAACAACTTGTTATGGAAGAATATTATAAAAAACAAACAAAATAAAAAACGCTAAAACTAGCGTTTTTTTAATTTATTAATATCTTTTTGCATAGTATTTTGTTTATTACTCATTAATAATTGAGAAACTAAGGCTAAATTTTGTTTGCGTTGAATTATATTTTGTTGTTGTTGAATACTATTCAATTTTTGTTGTTGCTCTTGTTGAAATTTTCTAGTTCTTAAAACTTGAAATGCTTCTTTCAAATTATCGGCTTGTTGTGTTTTTATCAAATTATACAGGCTTGCTACATCTCTGTAATTATAAAATTCTATTGGAAATTCTGCTTCATATTTTTTATAACTTTGAATAAATGGTTTCAATTTTAAAGAATCCTGTTCCCTCAAAAGTTGTAGTTCTTTATTTTTCTTTTGTAAAGTATCATATTTTTTAATCCCCTTGAAAAACTGTATTAAGAAAAATGAACCTATTCCACAGAAAAACAAAATTGGTAGAATAGCTACTATATATCTAGATAATACATTTTGAGTTGTAACTTGTTCTGTATAAGCTACAAAAACACCCACACTTCCTACTAGTACTCCCCAAACAATAAAGATGATTCCAATGATAAGAAAGCCAATTTTTGCTCTCTTTCCTTCATTTTGAAAACCGTATACTTTTGTTTCGAAGTCATAAAACGGTTTTAAAGTTTTTCCAACTTTTGATAAATAATCCAAAGAATTTTCTCTTATATCCATACTATTTCTAAATCTTTCATATTTTAAATATATTCTATCAAATAAAACTTGCAAAGTAAAAAGTCGTTAGAAAATCCTAACAACTTTTGATTTTATATAGCTTCATTTAACCTCAGAAATACTTCTCACTACAAATGAATGAAGTTCATCTTCTGTTTTTACAAATCCATGATTTTCTGCTACATGTCTAATTGCTTCATCCATGCTATTAAATTCTTTTATAATGCTAGAACCATTGTTCTCACCTGTAAAATTGGGTAATGATTTTTCTTCAAATGAAGAAAGAGATTTAAATTTGAATTTCATTTGAAACTACTCCTTCTATCGTTTTTCAGCAAAGTATTTGTTTTTCATTTTAAGTGCAACGTTAACCAAAGCAATCATTACAGGCACTTCCACAAGTGGACCAATTACAGCAGCAAAAGCTTCACCTGAGTTAATCCCAAATACACCAACAGCTACAGCAATCGCAAGCTCAAAGTTATTACTTCCTGCTGTAAAGGAAAGAGATGTTGCTACTGGATAGCTTGCTCCCATTTTCTTAGACATAAAGAAAGATATAAAGAACATCAAGACAAAGTATAAAAGAAGGGGAATAGCAATTCTTACTACATCAAGTGGTAATTCTACTACTTTATCTCCTTTTACTGCAAACATAATGATAATTGTAAATAAAAGAGCAATCAATGTAAGACGACTTATTTTGGGAATAAATTTTTCTTCAAACCATGTTTTACCTTTAAGCTTTATCAATCCAAAGTGGGAAATAATCCCTGCAATGAAAGGAATCCCTAGGTAAATAAACACTGAAGTTGCTATTTCACCAATTGTGATATGTACGGCATAATCTCCTAATCCCAACCATTTTGGAAGCAAAGTGACAAAGAAATATGCAAAGATAGAATAAAAGAATACTTGGAAAAGAGAGTTGAAAGCTACAAGCCCTGCAGTATACTCGCTATCTCCATGTGCTAAGTCTGTCCAAACAAGAACCATAGCAATACAACGAGCAAGTCCTATCATAATTAAACCAACCATGTAGCTAGGATAACCTTGTAAAAATACAATTGCAAGGACAAACATCAATACTGGACCAATAATCCAGTTTTGAATAAGAGAAAGTAAAAGTACTTTCCAATCTTTAAATACTTTCCCCATTTCTCCATATTTCACTTTTGCCAATGGAGGATACATCATGAGAATTAAACCGATAGCAATAGGTATAGATGTAGTACCGATTGATAAGTCGTTAATTGTTGTTGCAACGCTCGGTACAAAATATCCCAAAGCTACACCAACAGCCATCGCTACAAAAATCCATAATGTGAGGTAACGATCTAAGAATGAGAGCTTCTTAGTTACTTGATTCATTTTTTACTTTTCTCCTAATTTTGTTGTTTCTTTGCCAACTCTTGATAATTCTTATTTCCACCTGATAAGTTATAAACTTCTTTAAACCCTTCATTTCTCAATACGTTCTGAGAAGCATTGCCTGTCACTCCTTTATTACAATAAACAATTGTTTTCTTATTTTTATCAAGTGTTGAAGCCTTTTCTCGGAGCTCTGCTAATGGTATGTTAATAGCATTAGGTACATGATTTTTTTCATAACTTTTTGGAGCTCGAGTATCAATAATTGTAATATTTTCATTGTTTTTTTGAAGTTCCATTAAGTCATGCGGAGTAATAAGTGGAGCTGTTGTGAGTGCATTGGTTAATGCCATACCTGTATATGCTACTGGGTCTTTTGTAGTAGAAAATGGTGGTGCATAAGCTAAGTCCATGTGGAATAAATCTTCTGCAGTAACTCCTAAAGTTATTGTTGAAGCAAAAACATCAATTCTTTTATCAACTCCTTGAGGACCAATAATTTGCACACCCAAAATACGATGAGTGAGCTTATCAGCCACTGCCTTAATAACCATTTCTTTACCGTGCATATAGTCTGGTTTATCTGGCTTAATATTAAACAGTACTGCAACTTCATAACCTTCAGCTAAAGCTTCTTTTTCTGTTAATCCAGTTTGAGCAATTGTTAAATCAAAGAAACGCAAAATACCAGTTCCTAAAATACCTTGAAAACGAAGTGGGCCACCTGTCATAGCGTCTCCAGCAATTCTACCCATCTTATTTGCGGTAGAAGCTAAAGGACGATAGGTAGGCTTTCCGGTAATAATGTGGAAGCTCTCAGCTGCATCACCCACTGCGTATACATCAGGTATATTTGTTTGAAGTGTATTATCTGTAGCAATAGCCCCTGTTTCTCCAATTTTCACTCCAATGGACTGAGCTAGAGATACATTAGGTTGGACACCAGTTGCTAATACATACATATCTGCAGATATTTTTGTTCCCTTGCTAGTGATTGCTTCATCAAGTTGAGTTTCACCAATCAAGGTTTGTATTGTTTCTTCAGGGCGGAAATCAATACCTTGTTTTATCATTTCGTCTTCAATACGAATAGACATATCCCAGTCTAAATGTGACATGGGATGTTTACCACGTTGAAGAATTGTAACTTCAATTCCACGTTCCTTTAGTTGTTCAGCAACTTCAAGACCTATATACCCTGCCCCTACAACTGCAGCAGTCATAGGTTTTTTATTTTCTATAAAGGATTTGATTTCTTTTCCACTATTGATATTTCTGACTTGAAAAACATTTTCAAAATGTTTACCTGAAAATACATCAGGAGTACGATATGTTGCTCCTGTAGCAAAAACTAAAATATCATAGTTATCTTCAAACACTTCTCCAGATAATAGGTTTTTAACTGTTAGTGTTTTTGTAGAATGATTAATACTTAATACTTCATGTGAGGTGTGTATATCAACGTTATAGCGTTTTTTAAACCACTTTGCATCACGTGGTGTTAACTCTTCAAAATCTGCTATTTCTCCACCAATTGCATAAGGAATCCCACATACAGCATATGAAATATCAGTATCTTTATCATAAAGAGTAATCTCTGCACTTTCTGTGTTTCGACGTGCTTTAGCAGCTACACTAGTTCCAGAAGCGACTGATCCAATAATAATTATTTTCATAGAAATATTCCATTTCCCTATTTTTCAAAGTCTGGTTGCCATTTTTCAACAGCATATTTATTATCAGAAAGCTTAGCAACCTTTTCAATCCATTCGATTTCATTTGAAGCTCTAGCTTTCAAAACAGCATTCGTGGTATGAGTCACAACCATACTTTGGTTAACTAACCACCAAGTATGAGCAATATTTGCTCTATCTAAATCATCAGCAAGTCTCATAGATTCATAAACAGGAGTTGTCTCCGGTAATGTAACCATAAGAACTTCTGTTTCATCAGGATTTTGTAAACGAGGGAGTAGTTTCTGAATTGCTTCAGGAACTTCACCGCTTGTTCTTTCAACTTCTTTAGCATAACTCTGAGTAGATTCTAAAAGTAGCAATGTATGACCTGTTGGTGCGGTATCGATAACAACAATTTCATCATCAGCTTTTTCTACAATTTCTGCAAAAGCACGGAACACAGCGATTTCTTGTGTACAAGGTGATTCTAAATCTTCTTTGACATAATCAAAATCATCCCCTGACATAGTTTCTCGTGCTTTAGCTAATACTTCTTCTTTGTATTCTCGAAGCTCTTTCTCTTCATCAATATGACTAAGAGATAAGCCTGAGGTATCACCTAAATAAAAATTAAGATGGTCTGCAGGGTCTGTCGTTGCTAGATGAACTTTTTTTCCACGTTCTTTCAATGCTTGTGCTATTTTAATTGCAATTGTTGTTTTACCAACTCCACCTTTACCCATTGTAAAAATTATTTTCTTATCCGTCTTAACAAAATCATTAATAATATCGGATATATCTGGATAATCTATAGAGTTTGAATTTGTTAATGCAATCTCTGGCTGTTTTTCAGATAGAAGTACACGTATTTTATCTAAACCAGTGACATGATATGGTCGTAACGGTATATAAAGCTGTTCGTAGTCTTTTAATTCTTGAGGTAGGTTATCCAAATCATTTCTTTGTTGATTATAAATAATTTCTGAAATTTCATCGTCTGCACTATCTAACAGGCCATTGATGATTAATTTTTGATTATGAATACCTAAATCAGAAAGTTCCTTTGAAGCTCTACTTGCCTCTTGAATTGCTGCTTTTTGTGGACGAGTGACAAGCATTAAGGTAGTTAAAGTACCGTCAGATAATGTTTTCACAGCCTGTTCATAGCTATCTTTTTTATCACCTAGTCCAGAAAGTTGACCTAAGCAAGAAACTCCTGTATCATTTTCATCTAAATAATTAGACCACGCAGAAGGTAAGGCAAGCATCCTTAAAGTGTGACCTGTTGGGGCTGTATCAAAAACAACATAGTCGTACTCGCTCTCAACTGACTTATCAGTTAGAAATCCTACAAACTCATTGAATGCAGCAATTTCTACTGTACAAGAGCCAGATAATTGTTCTTCCATATTTTCAACTGCAGAATCTGGAAGAACTCCTCTATAAGGACCTACAATACTTTCTTTATAATCGTTGGCAGCTGTGACAGGATCAAAATTAGCAACTTTTAAATTTGGAATTTGATCAATTACTTTTGGTTTATTTGTTAATTCTGTTTGAAAAACATCTTGAAGATTTGAAGCAGGATCAGTACTTACAAGAATTACTTTTTTTCCTGAATCTGCGAGATTAACGGCTGTCGCACATGCAGAAGTTGTTTTACCAACTCCACCTTTACCAGTAAAAAAGAGATATTTTGTTAAACCTATATTTTTTGGATTATATAACTTCATTTATTCCTCCTCAATTAACAACATCCTGTATTTCCACCACAACAAGAACCTTTAGTTTGTGCTTTAACTTCTACCTCTTTTTTTTCATCAACAGCACAACAACCTTCTGTGCTATCGCAACAAGTGTTATTCTCTACTTCATCAAGAGTTTCACAGTGTGCTTGAAGTTCTGTAATTGTTGGATAGCTACCAGTTTTTATCACTGTACCATCTACCATAGTTACAGGTAGTATTTCATTACCTTTGCTTTGAAGGAGGTTCAAAATAGTTTCATTGACAACAAACACTTGAGGATTACTTGTCAAATTATAGCGATATGCTTTGATTTCTTTATTATCTTTTAAACTATCCATCAAAGTTGTGATACGTAATAACTCTGAATCAACTGACGGACCGCATACTCCTGTAGAACAACACATTGCTGGTTCAAATATTTCAATTTTTTGCATTTTAATTTATTCCCTTCTTTATTTGCTACAAGAACAGTCATTTTTCCCTGTTCCACATATACATGTCTCTTCATCATGAGAAAAAAGTGACTTACATAAAGCTTGAAAATCATGTGTAAATTCCTCGCTCAATGTATAGTAATTCCATGTTGCTTTTTTTTCAACTGTGATTATTCCAGCTTTTTCTAACACTTTCATATGATGTGAAAGTGCTGGCTGAGAGAAATCAAAGTGTTCTAAAAGGTCGCATGCACATTTTGTCCCACATGAAAGCAAATCAACAATCTTCAAGCGATTTGGCTCAGCTAAAGCTTTAAACCCTACCACCATATTTTCATAATCCATATTACTCCTTCCTTTAATATAAATAATCGTTTATGTATATAAATATAAACGATTATTTATATAATGTCAAACATAAATGATTGTTTATATTTATTTTTTTGAATTGTAATGTTCGCAAATTTATAAAATAAAAAATCGTTAGAAATTTCTAGCGACCCTTTATTTTATAAATTTTATTTACACACATTAACTGCTTGGTTAGTTTCTTGGTTAGCTTTTCTTTCTTTAATCTTATAATTGCCTGTTTACTAGGGTAACTCAGCCCCTAAATTCATTTTACCATTATATCAGCACTTATTGAGAAGCGTAATACTCTAACTAATTACAATATATAATTCATTACACAAGATATACAAAGTAAAAAATTGCCAAAAATTAAAGTTCAGCCACTCCTTTTTTTATATTATAATTTTGATTCTAACCACTTTTGCCACTAAAATATCTATGTGCTATCACAGAACTACTAAAGAGGTTAAATCACATTATTTCATTATACAAAAGTGTATATACTATTTAAGCTACTATTCTCTTATAAATCACAAATGGATTTATAATCATTGAAAATACTTTACAAAATTTCAAACAAAAATCCTGACAAAAAAACAAATTATAAGAAGAATAACTATAACTTTATACGAACATCTTATCTCAGGCTTCTTCAAATAGTAAATAATATCTTTCTCGTCTAAAAACAATTTTTTTGTATAAAAATCTTTTATTTTTTCATA
This window encodes:
- the arsA gene encoding arsenical pump-driving ATPase, producing the protein MKLYNPKNIGLTKYLFFTGKGGVGKTTSACATAVNLADSGKKVILVSTDPASNLQDVFQTELTNKPKVIDQIPNLKVANFDPVTAANDYKESIVGPYRGVLPDSAVENMEEQLSGSCTVEIAAFNEFVGFLTDKSVESEYDYVVFDTAPTGHTLRMLALPSAWSNYLDENDTGVSCLGQLSGLGDKKDSYEQAVKTLSDGTLTTLMLVTRPQKAAIQEASRASKELSDLGIHNQKLIINGLLDSADDEISEIIYNQQRNDLDNLPQELKDYEQLYIPLRPYHVTGLDKIRVLLSEKQPEIALTNSNSIDYPDISDIINDFVKTDKKIIFTMGKGGVGKTTIAIKIAQALKERGKKVHLATTDPADHLNFYLGDTSGLSLSHIDEEKELREYKEEVLAKARETMSGDDFDYVKEDLESPCTQEIAVFRAFAEIVEKADDEIVVIDTAPTGHTLLLLESTQSYAKEVERTSGEVPEAIQKLLPRLQNPDETEVLMVTLPETTPVYESMRLADDLDRANIAHTWWLVNQSMVVTHTTNAVLKARASNEIEWIEKVAKLSDNKYAVEKWQPDFEK
- the arsD gene encoding arsenite efflux transporter metallochaperone ArsD; this encodes MQKIEIFEPAMCCSTGVCGPSVDSELLRITTLMDSLKDNKEIKAYRYNLTSNPQVFVVNETILNLLQSKGNEILPVTMVDGTVIKTGSYPTITELQAHCETLDEVENNTCCDSTEGCCAVDEKKEVEVKAQTKGSCCGGNTGCC
- a CDS encoding ArsR/SmtB family transcription factor, coding for MDYENMVVGFKALAEPNRLKIVDLLSCGTKCACDLLEHFDFSQPALSHHMKVLEKAGIITVEKKATWNYYTLSEEFTHDFQALCKSLFSHDEETCICGTGKNDCSCSK